The following are encoded in a window of Plasmodium vivax chromosome 10, whole genome shotgun sequence genomic DNA:
- a CDS encoding variable surface protein Vir12/16-related (encoded by transcript PVX_097555A): MEIKKEDELDDLLKGLPSSDKYETLNAEVSESTYDDDCKVLGSNETIKNLCKKFLRNIDALPNSNGNEKNYKDEHLYVIYWILDELRRNAKPNSRHINGTNINDIVYVGNMYYNKTHSNVLFSDYDFDLEEAKKEKYLHDYFTNYEKILQCENDKCEKYYKYVSYIRDIYYEIQPICFKLRCDYFLYDSKYDPDDVLSKLEKRIQQNSVEENKRTETLRNGTVQEPGRPKSNVDMVIKYVICYKIQDADTTLVRYKCEDPAYRQHTERVIPGKNIKKMEIYMGNTSDAIQEIPNKDCKKIYSNNNTFYGLNCTKESEERKELKNSENDATTVADSSGNTGQVVDSTISIDEVLDTERFVPGVKLLSAHRDVKNLRGEYENDDSETIIYTGKKDNSVTFFPEISNEDRKKYVDSEVPACEYYKFKQNKIFCVNPLKPHEINKNGEKIDNILTSRGNKVIIIDNRPVLSAMLGENSTSLSFDIFRMITVVAAIIGLIFVLFIYIKVSKNDVLLHKQLY; encoded by the exons atggaaattaagAAAGAAGACGAATTG GATGATCTTTTAAAAGGCTTACCATCTTCTGATAAGTATGAGACACTTAATGCAGAGGTAAGTGAAAGCACCTATGATGATGATTGTAAAGTTCTAGGAAGTAACGAAACTATTAAAAATCTTTGTAAAAAGTTTTTGAGGAATATAGATGCGTTACCTAATTCAAACGGCAATGAAAAAAACTACAAGGATGagcatttatatgtaatttattgGATACTTGATGAGTTACGAAGAAATGCTAAGCCCAATTCAAGACATATTAATGGTACTAACATTAATGATATTGTTTATGTAGGgaatatgtattataataaaactCACTCAAATGTTTTATTCAGTGACTATGACTTTGATTtagaagaggcaaaaaaagagaaatatttaCACGATTACTTTACAAACTATGAAAAAATACTACAGTGTGAGAACGATAAAtgcgaaaaatattataaatatgttagtTATATTAGAGATATATATTACGAAATTCAGCCGATATGCTTCAAGCTGCGCtgtgattattttttgtatgaCTCAAAGTATGACCCGGATGATGTCTTATCTAAATTAGAAAAGCGTATTCAACAGAATAGtgtagaagaaaataaaagaactgAAACTTTGAGAAATGGAACAGTACAGGAACCTGGAAGACCTAAGTCGAATGTTGATATGGTAATTAAATATGTGATATGTTACAAAATACAGGATGCGGATACTACGTTAGTCAGATATAAATGTGAAGACCCGGCATACAGGCAACACACCGAAAGGGTAATCCCtggtaaaaatattaaaaaaatggagattTATATGGGTAACACATCAGACGCTATCCAGGAAATTCCCAATAAAGATTGTAAAAAGATTTACAGTAATAATAACACATTTTATGGGTTGAATTGTACTAAAGAATctgaagaaagaaaagaattaaaaaattctgaaaaTGATGCCACTACAGTTGCAGATTCAAGTGGAAATACTGGACAAGTTGTAGATTCAACTATAAGCATTGATGAGGTTTTAGACACGGAAAGGTTCGTGCCAGGAGTAAAACTGTTATCCGCACATCGTGATGTAAAAAATCTTAGAGGAGAGTATGAAAATGATGATAGTGAAACGATTATTTATACCGGAAAGAAAGATAATTcagtaacattttttccagAAATTTCTAACGAAGATCGGAAGAAGTATGTCGACAGTGAAGTACCTGCTTGTGAATATTACAAATtcaaacaaaataaaatattttgcgtAAACCCATTAAAACCACATGAAATTAATaagaatggggaaaaaatagataacATACTTACAAGTAGAGGAAATAAAGTGATAATCATAGATAACAGACCTGTCTTAAGTGCCATGTTAGGCGAAAATTCTACTTCATTAAGCTTTGACATCTTCCGTATGATTACCGTAGTTGCTGCAATAATTGgattaatttttgttctttttatttatattaaagtaAGCAAGAATGACGTTTTACTGCATAAGCAGTTGTATTAG